One window of the Chryseobacterium sp. CY350 genome contains the following:
- a CDS encoding AraC family ligand binding domain-containing protein — protein MWITKGNSRQTIDYKNYEIAEDSLFFISPGQLHVFEDWQDIEGYCILFTEAFFLQLFQDKNILSGLSYLDNLYSKPFLKLDENAKKQLKPLVDLLFLEKYPENIQALLFVFLRKIQNLFSESETDIKFKSRKRCERLYTSKRLF, from the coding sequence TTGTGGATCACCAAAGGGAATAGCAGACAAACTATCGACTACAAAAACTATGAAATAGCAGAAGACAGTCTGTTTTTTATTTCACCGGGACAACTTCATGTGTTTGAAGACTGGCAAGATATCGAAGGCTATTGTATATTGTTCACCGAAGCTTTTTTTCTGCAGTTATTTCAGGATAAAAATATCCTTTCCGGATTGTCTTATCTCGACAATTTATATTCTAAACCTTTTTTAAAACTGGATGAGAATGCTAAAAAGCAGTTGAAACCGCTTGTAGATTTGTTGTTTTTAGAAAAATATCCGGAAAATATTCAGGCTTTATTGTTTGTCTTTTTAAGGAAAATTCAAAATTTATTCTCTGAAAGTGAAACCGACATAAAATTTAAAAGCCGGAAACGTTGTGAGCGTTTATATACGTCAAAACGATTATTCTGA
- a CDS encoding diacylglycerol kinase family protein: protein MRKPPIHKSFLNALHGVFRMLKSERNFQLEFLAFLINLFLIFYLKLSTLDTVLLLIVSFGVLSAEIFNTAIEKICDFRQPEFDERIGFIKDISAGAVILMALLSVIVGILVYWKYLISYFNN, encoded by the coding sequence ATGCGCAAACCTCCCATCCATAAAAGTTTTCTGAACGCTTTGCACGGTGTTTTTAGGATGCTGAAATCTGAAAGAAATTTTCAGCTGGAGTTTTTGGCTTTCTTAATTAATCTTTTTCTTATTTTTTATCTGAAACTTTCAACTTTAGATACTGTTTTATTATTAATTGTCTCCTTCGGAGTTTTAAGCGCAGAAATTTTCAATACAGCAATTGAAAAAATATGCGATTTTAGACAGCCTGAATTTGATGAAAGAATTGGTTTTATAAAAGATATTTCTGCCGGAGCGGTTATTTTGATGGCTCTTTTATCTGTAATTGTCGGAATTTTAGTTTATTGGAAATATTTAATATCCTATTTTAATAATTAA
- a CDS encoding ribonuclease inhibitor, with the protein MNTSNKNNKKTAVINGSHFSDLSGFYEEVSTVLMKDADWKVGTLDGFDDILYGGFENKDELEIIWKDSQKSTEDLGFEATKVFYENKIKQGKPFNIDLAQENLDDLIAGNGQTLFEILVEIIESHKKIMLILK; encoded by the coding sequence TTGAATACTTCAAATAAAAATAACAAGAAAACGGCTGTCATCAATGGCAGCCATTTTTCTGATTTGTCAGGATTCTATGAAGAAGTTTCTACAGTCTTAATGAAAGACGCCGATTGGAAAGTCGGAACTTTGGATGGATTTGATGACATTCTTTACGGAGGTTTTGAAAATAAAGATGAACTTGAAATCATTTGGAAAGATTCTCAGAAATCAACAGAAGATTTAGGTTTTGAAGCGACCAAAGTTTTTTATGAAAATAAAATTAAGCAGGGAAAACCTTTCAATATAGATTTAGCTCAGGAAAACCTTGATGATTTGATTGCTGGAAACGGACAAACCTTATTTGAAATCTTGGTTGAAATTATAGAATCACATAAAAAGATCATGCTGATTTTAAAATAG
- a CDS encoding phosphoribosylformylglycinamidine synthase, with product MNKRIFVEKRGIFDVESPKIFDEVRAVVPSVKNVKVYNVYDIFNLNDGEFEKVVNSTFVDPVTDILIEENPAEGVYFALEFLPGQYDQRADSAQQCIALLTENEKSKVRSGKLLEFEGITQSDLVKIKDLLINKVESQEKDLSVLNIPAEETPSKVIVHENFINFDDAQLENFFNNHGFALGLDDLKFIQEYFKTEHRNPTETELKVLDTYWSDHCRHTTFETELSNIEFEGQFKHTLETIFNDYIEKRKFLGRELKPISLMDLATVCGRYFHKTGNLENLVVSDEINACTIQIEAEYDGKKEPWYLLFKNETHNHPTEIEPFGGASTCLGGAIRDPLSGRSYVFQAMRLTGAADVLEPVDQTLPGKLPQKTITKQAANGYSSYGNQIGLATTMVSEIYDEGYKAKRMEVGFVTGAVPVDWVRREKPEAGDSIIILGGATGRDGVGGASGSSKEQDETSIHTMSSEVQKGNAVEERKIQRLFRNPEVTRLIKKSNDFGAGGVSVAIGEIADSLEVNLDVLPLKYEGLNGTELAISESQERMAVVVEPKDKEQFIKFCEAENIVAVEVAKVTDSGRMQMFWKGDKIVDLSREFLDTNGCSKSQEVKITHLNEVEEETPVFNEENFLKILADKNVASQKGLLEMFDSSIGATTVAMPLGGKYQQTLMEGSAQTLPILGARNVETVSFASWGFDAEISKQNSLLGSSYAVVESVVKIVAMGGDYKNIRLSFQEYFEKLGQNPEKWGKPLASLLGAYDAQINLGLAAIGGKDSMSGTYQDLNVPPTLISFACANGEKKNVISPELKQAGNKLYFYNHIPQENGLPNYENLKVVFELIFENIKVGKIVSVKTVKEGGVAVALAKMSFGNRLGAEINIADENSLLAKNIGSLIIESTEELSSVNLQLIGEVNNSNNFKINNLNFEIEKLLEANTQTFENLFSTVEKEKIVIELDSKLNSINPRNIIIKKHGIAQPRVFAPVFPGTNCEYDTLNAFQKEGAIVSSLPLININHQLLDESIDAWVKEIKQSQILAFSGGFSAGDEPDGSAKFIVNVLKNEKMSNAVHELLDRDGMIIGICNGFQALVKSGLLPYGRIKDLDENSPTLAHNAIRRHISQMVNVKVLNDESPWLKGMKDQVYTIPISHGEGRFMASEEEIQKLYENGQIATQYLDLDGNIAHGMPFNPNNSLFGIEGITSPDGKIYGRMGHPERFAEGLMKNIPTANYHNIFKNGVEYFK from the coding sequence ATGAACAAAAGAATTTTCGTAGAAAAAAGAGGAATTTTCGATGTAGAAAGCCCAAAAATTTTTGATGAAGTAAGAGCGGTTGTTCCGTCGGTCAAAAATGTAAAAGTGTACAATGTGTACGATATTTTCAATTTGAACGATGGTGAGTTCGAAAAAGTTGTTAATAGCACTTTTGTTGATCCCGTTACTGATATTTTAATCGAAGAAAATCCTGCAGAAGGAGTTTACTTCGCATTGGAATTTTTACCCGGACAATACGATCAGCGCGCTGATTCTGCTCAACAGTGTATCGCTTTACTGACTGAAAATGAGAAATCTAAGGTGAGAAGCGGTAAACTCCTGGAGTTTGAAGGCATTACCCAATCTGATTTGGTAAAAATCAAAGATCTTTTGATTAATAAGGTGGAATCTCAGGAGAAAGATTTATCAGTTTTAAATATTCCTGCAGAAGAAACACCGTCAAAAGTAATTGTTCACGAAAATTTCATCAATTTTGATGATGCTCAACTTGAAAACTTCTTTAACAATCACGGTTTTGCCTTAGGATTAGATGACTTAAAATTCATTCAGGAATACTTTAAAACTGAACATAGAAATCCTACAGAAACTGAACTAAAAGTTTTAGACACGTATTGGAGCGACCACTGCCGTCACACAACGTTTGAAACAGAATTGTCGAATATTGAATTTGAAGGACAGTTTAAACATACATTGGAAACCATTTTCAATGATTATATCGAAAAAAGAAAATTCTTAGGACGCGAATTGAAACCCATCTCCTTAATGGATTTGGCAACCGTTTGCGGAAGATATTTCCATAAAACAGGCAACCTTGAAAACCTTGTTGTTTCAGATGAAATCAACGCCTGTACGATTCAAATCGAAGCTGAATACGATGGTAAAAAAGAACCGTGGTATTTATTATTTAAAAATGAAACACACAATCATCCGACGGAAATTGAGCCTTTTGGTGGTGCTTCAACGTGTTTAGGTGGTGCCATCAGAGATCCTTTGTCCGGGCGTTCTTACGTTTTCCAAGCGATGAGATTGACAGGCGCTGCTGATGTTTTGGAACCAGTTGACCAAACTTTACCGGGGAAATTACCTCAAAAAACAATCACAAAACAGGCTGCAAACGGATATTCTTCTTACGGTAACCAAATCGGTTTGGCGACTACAATGGTTTCTGAAATCTACGATGAAGGTTACAAAGCAAAAAGAATGGAAGTTGGTTTCGTGACCGGAGCAGTTCCTGTGGATTGGGTAAGACGTGAAAAGCCTGAAGCTGGCGATTCTATCATTATTTTAGGAGGCGCAACAGGTCGTGACGGTGTTGGTGGAGCAAGCGGAAGTTCGAAAGAACAGGACGAAACTTCTATCCACACAATGAGTTCAGAAGTTCAGAAAGGAAATGCCGTTGAAGAACGTAAAATCCAGAGATTATTCAGAAATCCTGAAGTGACGAGATTGATTAAGAAATCTAATGACTTCGGAGCTGGAGGCGTTTCTGTAGCAATCGGTGAAATTGCTGATTCTTTGGAAGTTAATCTGGATGTTTTACCTTTAAAATATGAAGGTTTGAACGGAACCGAACTTGCCATTTCTGAATCTCAGGAAAGAATGGCAGTCGTGGTTGAGCCAAAAGATAAAGAACAGTTCATCAAGTTCTGTGAAGCTGAAAATATTGTGGCTGTTGAAGTTGCAAAAGTGACAGATTCTGGAAGAATGCAGATGTTCTGGAAAGGTGATAAGATTGTTGATCTTTCAAGAGAATTTTTGGATACGAACGGTTGTTCTAAAAGTCAGGAGGTTAAGATTACGCATCTTAATGAAGTAGAGGAAGAGACACCTGTTTTCAACGAAGAGAATTTCTTGAAAATCTTGGCAGATAAAAACGTTGCTTCTCAAAAAGGTTTATTGGAAATGTTCGACTCATCGATTGGTGCGACTACGGTTGCGATGCCTTTGGGTGGGAAATACCAGCAGACTCTGATGGAAGGAAGCGCTCAAACTTTACCAATTTTAGGAGCTAGAAACGTTGAAACAGTTTCCTTTGCAAGTTGGGGATTCGATGCTGAAATTTCCAAGCAAAACTCACTGTTGGGGTCTTCTTATGCAGTTGTAGAAAGTGTTGTAAAAATCGTTGCGATGGGTGGCGATTATAAAAATATCAGATTAAGTTTTCAGGAATATTTTGAAAAATTAGGTCAGAATCCTGAGAAGTGGGGTAAACCTTTAGCTTCTCTTTTAGGAGCTTACGATGCGCAGATTAACCTTGGTTTGGCTGCCATCGGAGGTAAGGATTCAATGAGTGGAACGTATCAGGATTTGAATGTTCCGCCAACATTGATTTCTTTCGCTTGTGCTAATGGAGAAAAGAAAAATGTGATCTCTCCGGAACTTAAACAGGCAGGAAATAAACTGTATTTCTACAATCATATTCCGCAGGAAAACGGACTTCCAAACTATGAAAATCTAAAGGTTGTTTTTGAATTGATTTTCGAAAATATCAAAGTGGGAAAAATCGTTTCTGTGAAGACCGTTAAAGAAGGTGGAGTTGCAGTTGCTTTAGCTAAAATGAGTTTCGGAAACAGATTGGGAGCTGAAATTAATATTGCTGATGAGAACAGTTTATTGGCAAAAAATATCGGAAGTCTAATTATAGAATCAACTGAAGAATTAAGTTCTGTTAATCTTCAATTAATTGGCGAAGTTAATAATTCGAATAATTTTAAAATCAATAATTTAAATTTTGAAATCGAAAAATTACTTGAAGCAAATACACAAACTTTTGAAAATCTTTTTTCAACTGTAGAAAAAGAAAAAATAGTGATTGAATTGGATTCTAAACTGAACTCAATCAACCCAAGAAACATCATCATTAAGAAACACGGAATTGCTCAGCCAAGAGTTTTTGCACCGGTTTTTCCTGGAACAAACTGTGAATATGATACGCTGAATGCATTCCAAAAAGAAGGCGCAATCGTAAGCAGTTTGCCTCTGATTAATATCAATCATCAGTTGCTTGACGAGAGTATCGATGCGTGGGTAAAGGAAATTAAACAGTCGCAGATTTTGGCATTCTCCGGAGGGTTTTCTGCGGGTGACGAACCAGATGGTTCTGCGAAGTTTATCGTGAATGTTTTAAAAAATGAAAAGATGAGTAATGCCGTTCACGAATTGCTCGACAGAGACGGAATGATCATCGGAATCTGTAACGGTTTCCAGGCTTTGGTAAAATCAGGATTATTGCCTTACGGAAGAATTAAAGATTTAGATGAAAATTCTCCGACATTGGCTCACAATGCAATTAGAAGACACATTTCTCAAATGGTGAATGTGAAAGTTCTTAACGACGAATCGCCTTGGCTTAAGGGAATGAAAGATCAGGTTTATACGATTCCAATTTCTCACGGTGAAGGTCGTTTTATGGCTTCGGAAGAAGAAATTCAGAAGTTGTATGAGAACGGACAGATTGCGACGCAATATCTAGATTTAGATGGAAACATTGCTCACGGAATGCCATTCAATCCAAATAATTCTTTATTCGGAATTGAGGGAATCACAAGTCCGGACGGTAAAATTTATGGTAGAATGGGTCATCCGGAACGTTTTGCAGAAGGTTTAATGAAAAATATTCCGACTGCGAATTATCATAATATATTCAAAAACGGAGTTGAATACTTCAAATAA
- the pheT gene encoding phenylalanine--tRNA ligase subunit beta has translation MKISNNWLKDYIKTELKSERIGEFLTDIGLEVEGIEKFESVKGSLEGIVVGKVLTCEKHPNADKLKKTTVDVGNGKVLDIVCGAPNVAAGQTVPVAVVGTKIYDKTGNFFEIKAAKIRGEVSQGMICAEDELGLSDDHGGIMVLDETKYEVGKNFADYFELTNDEVFEIGLTPNRTDAMSHYGVARDLYAFLSTNQQKGDFEKVSSVALNNEGSNEFTLEIEDAELTPRYIGAVIENVKVAESPSWLKDRLKAIGLSPINNIVDITNYILHGFGQPLHAFDADKIADKKVKVGTVAEGTKFTTLDGVERTLNGSEIIIKDGKNNPMCIAGVFGGADSGVSNETKTIFLESAYFNPVAVRKAAKAHGLNTDASFRFERGVDPNITRTAITHAIKMIQDLAEGKLVGDLLEEYPKKIEDNYVIIRFSKIEQILGTKIHREKVKEILKALEIQVLNEIQNGFEISVPAYRADVTREIDVIEEILRIYGYNKIEAPQKFSFTPVKLSSNDQDELENSWARTLQGLGFNEVMNNSLTSVKDETDAVKLLNPLSNDLAFMRKSLLEGLLQNAVYNINRKNQDLKFFEFGKIYHKKEKYEERKQLAVLVTGRNVAENWLQPKSATDFYNLKAYVKVLLEKLGVDYKEVALSDDRFSDALSFEVNEKTLVRIGKVAPQMLKDFDIDQDCFYAEIELEFAHELRSKNELKFKDIPKFNKIRRDLALLIDKDISYQELYQTAKKNKSPFIKNINLFDVYEGKNLPEGKKSYAMSFELLNEEKTLEEKEISEVMDSLIKSFQKEFNAELRS, from the coding sequence ATGAAAATATCAAACAACTGGCTTAAAGACTATATCAAAACGGAATTAAAATCTGAAAGAATTGGTGAATTTCTTACCGATATAGGTCTTGAAGTAGAAGGCATAGAGAAATTTGAAAGCGTAAAAGGAAGTTTGGAAGGTATTGTCGTAGGTAAGGTTTTAACCTGCGAAAAACATCCGAATGCAGATAAATTAAAGAAAACAACAGTTGATGTAGGAAACGGAAAAGTGTTGGATATCGTTTGTGGTGCTCCCAATGTTGCAGCCGGGCAAACTGTTCCTGTAGCTGTTGTAGGAACTAAAATCTACGATAAAACAGGAAACTTTTTTGAAATTAAAGCCGCTAAAATAAGAGGTGAAGTTTCTCAGGGAATGATCTGCGCAGAAGACGAATTGGGATTGAGTGATGATCACGGCGGAATCATGGTTTTAGATGAAACAAAATATGAAGTAGGAAAGAATTTTGCAGATTATTTTGAATTGACTAATGATGAGGTTTTTGAAATTGGTTTAACGCCAAACAGGACCGATGCGATGTCTCATTACGGCGTTGCAAGAGATCTGTACGCATTTCTTTCTACCAATCAGCAGAAAGGTGATTTTGAAAAAGTGTCTTCAGTTGCTTTAAATAATGAAGGTTCAAATGAATTTACCTTAGAGATTGAAGATGCTGAACTAACACCAAGATACATAGGAGCCGTAATCGAAAACGTAAAGGTTGCAGAATCCCCATCATGGTTAAAAGACAGATTAAAGGCAATCGGATTGAGCCCGATTAACAATATTGTAGACATCACAAACTACATTCTTCACGGTTTTGGTCAGCCGCTACACGCTTTTGATGCAGATAAAATTGCTGATAAAAAAGTGAAAGTCGGAACCGTTGCAGAGGGAACGAAGTTCACTACATTAGATGGTGTTGAAAGAACATTGAACGGTTCTGAAATTATTATTAAGGACGGAAAAAATAATCCGATGTGTATCGCCGGAGTTTTCGGAGGTGCAGATTCGGGAGTTTCAAATGAGACAAAAACAATCTTCTTAGAAAGTGCATATTTCAATCCGGTTGCGGTGAGAAAAGCAGCTAAAGCGCACGGTCTTAACACAGATGCTTCTTTTAGATTTGAAAGAGGAGTAGATCCTAATATCACCAGAACGGCGATTACGCATGCAATCAAGATGATTCAGGATTTGGCAGAAGGTAAACTTGTTGGAGATTTATTGGAAGAATATCCAAAGAAAATTGAGGACAATTATGTGATCATCAGATTCTCAAAAATCGAACAGATTTTAGGAACAAAAATTCACAGAGAAAAAGTAAAGGAAATTTTAAAAGCACTAGAAATTCAGGTTTTAAATGAAATTCAAAATGGTTTTGAAATCTCTGTTCCTGCTTACAGAGCCGATGTGACAAGAGAAATCGACGTAATCGAAGAGATTTTAAGAATATACGGTTATAACAAAATTGAAGCTCCGCAAAAGTTTTCTTTCACTCCGGTAAAACTGAGTTCGAATGATCAGGACGAGTTAGAAAATAGCTGGGCAAGAACTTTACAAGGTTTGGGTTTCAACGAGGTGATGAACAATTCTTTGACTTCTGTTAAAGATGAAACTGATGCTGTAAAATTACTGAATCCTTTGAGCAATGATCTGGCGTTTATGAGAAAATCTTTATTGGAAGGACTTTTGCAGAATGCTGTTTATAATATCAACAGAAAAAATCAGGATCTTAAGTTTTTCGAATTTGGAAAGATTTATCATAAAAAAGAAAAGTACGAAGAAAGAAAACAATTAGCAGTTTTAGTCACAGGAAGAAATGTTGCTGAAAATTGGTTGCAGCCAAAATCTGCAACAGATTTCTATAATTTAAAGGCTTATGTAAAAGTTTTGCTGGAAAAATTAGGTGTCGATTATAAAGAAGTTGCTTTGTCTGATGATAGATTTTCTGACGCATTATCTTTTGAGGTTAATGAGAAAACTTTGGTAAGAATTGGTAAAGTTGCTCCCCAAATGCTGAAAGATTTTGACATTGATCAGGATTGTTTCTACGCAGAAATTGAACTGGAATTTGCTCATGAACTGCGTTCGAAAAACGAGCTTAAATTTAAAGACATTCCGAAATTTAATAAAATCAGAAGAGATCTTGCTTTATTGATTGATAAAGATATTTCTTACCAGGAACTATATCAAACTGCGAAAAAGAATAAATCTCCTTTCATCAAAAACATTAATTTATTTGACGTATATGAGGGGAAAAATCTTCCGGAAGGCAAAAAGTCTTACGCAATGAGTTTTGAATTGTTAAATGAAGAAAAAACATTGGAAGAAAAAGAAATCTCCGAAGTGATGGATTCTTTAATTAAATCTTTCCAGAAAGAATTTAATGCAGAATTGAGATCTTAA
- the dnaN gene encoding DNA polymerase III subunit beta — protein MKFIISSGELQKALQTVSGVISSSQSRPILENYLFELNENNLTITASDGETTLVTSLDVKSDDAGKFAVPAKIFQDFIKTYGEQPLTLVVKDNAEGTGSQLEILDEKDNFAVALDNTDDYPELPEFDAAQSVTMPAGVLSEALTNTLFATSNDSLRPVMTGVLFQFGENETNFVSTDSHRLVVYKRTDLMNAEPMEFIMPKKPLNIFKNILASSNEDITIDFNENMAKFTFGKHVWICRLIDGKYPNYTAVIPKENPNVLTINRNLLLGAIKRASIMSNKSTNQVRFKLSANILHLHAEDTEYANKADMQIPCDYNGEDINIGFSSKFLTEMLGILGADDITMKMSQPNRPGIIEPLDGLEENENILMLSMPVIGL, from the coding sequence ATGAAATTTATTATTTCAAGTGGTGAACTTCAGAAAGCATTGCAAACTGTAAGTGGCGTAATATCAAGTTCTCAATCAAGACCGATCTTAGAAAATTACCTTTTTGAGTTAAACGAAAACAATCTTACCATTACAGCGTCTGATGGCGAAACTACTTTGGTGACTTCGTTGGATGTAAAATCTGATGATGCCGGTAAATTTGCTGTTCCTGCTAAAATTTTTCAGGATTTTATAAAAACGTATGGCGAGCAGCCTTTGACGCTTGTTGTGAAAGACAATGCAGAAGGTACAGGAAGCCAGCTTGAGATTTTAGATGAGAAAGATAATTTTGCAGTAGCATTAGACAATACAGATGATTATCCTGAACTTCCGGAATTTGATGCTGCACAAAGCGTTACAATGCCTGCAGGTGTTTTATCTGAAGCCTTAACGAATACACTTTTTGCAACAAGTAATGATTCTCTTCGTCCTGTAATGACGGGTGTTTTGTTCCAATTTGGAGAAAATGAAACGAATTTTGTTTCTACCGATTCTCACAGATTGGTTGTTTATAAAAGAACCGACCTGATGAATGCCGAACCTATGGAATTCATTATGCCTAAAAAGCCTTTGAATATTTTCAAAAATATTTTAGCAAGTTCAAATGAAGACATTACGATCGACTTCAATGAAAACATGGCTAAATTTACGTTCGGTAAGCACGTTTGGATCTGTAGATTGATTGACGGAAAATATCCGAACTACACAGCGGTAATTCCTAAAGAAAACCCGAATGTTTTGACAATCAATAGAAATTTATTATTAGGAGCAATTAAAAGAGCTTCAATTATGTCAAATAAATCTACGAATCAGGTGAGATTCAAATTGTCTGCAAACATTCTTCACCTTCATGCAGAAGATACAGAATATGCAAACAAAGCAGATATGCAGATCCCTTGTGACTACAATGGTGAAGATATCAACATTGGTTTCAGTTCAAAATTCTTGACAGAAATGTTAGGAATTCTCGGAGCAGATGACATTACGATGAAAATGTCTCAGCCAAACAGACCTGGAATCATCGAGCCGCTTGATGGTCTTGAAGAAAACGAAAATATCTTAATGTTATCAATGCCGGTAATCGGATTATAA
- a CDS encoding META domain-containing protein, translating into MKNLFLSICTVAFLASCGTMANSSSSKVGKSQPSISATKWVLADNVKGKTPTLNIDGAKVNGNAGCNSYFGTLSTDAASGTFTASQLGSTKMACDNMSVEQNFMSMMQKANKYVVNGSTLELYQDNLLLLKFNKAE; encoded by the coding sequence ATGAAAAATCTATTTTTAAGTATATGCACGGTTGCTTTTTTAGCTTCTTGCGGAACAATGGCAAATTCTTCATCATCAAAGGTTGGGAAATCACAGCCCTCAATCTCCGCTACAAAGTGGGTTTTGGCAGATAACGTAAAGGGAAAAACACCGACACTGAATATTGATGGTGCAAAAGTAAACGGAAACGCTGGTTGTAACAGCTATTTTGGAACATTATCTACAGATGCCGCTTCCGGAACTTTTACTGCTTCACAGCTTGGTTCTACAAAAATGGCTTGTGACAATATGAGCGTGGAACAAAACTTTATGTCTATGATGCAAAAAGCTAACAAATATGTAGTGAACGGATCGACTCTTGAGCTGTATCAGGATAATTTGCTATTATTGAAATTTAATAAAGCAGAATAA